GACAAATAAAGACTATTACTACTATccaattataataattaaatggtCATAATTGTTACTGAGAGTTGACTTGTAGGGCATATTACAACTCCATAATTTAGATTAGTTAGATTTTTAATAATGAGATAATGGAGAATCTAATGATGCTGAAATTGTTGGTTTAGCTCCCCACACGGAGTcatataacaatacaatattGTTTATTGCCTTTCTAAGAGGATCTCCAAAAAACActctataatttcaaatataaagtttttttgctttccaaaaataaacttcaaaacttcaaatttgagctgtgaaactctatatttgaagtttcactactcaaaacttcaaatttgaagtttcatatttttatttgcattttggctcctacaattacacatcacatttatgattcataaatattttcttgtttattgtttaatccttataaaaatcatatctcataaatattttaagttttgtttacaaaatttaagtttacacaaaaaataaataaaactttaaaataagatttaaaatatttaaaactagatttagataacaaaagtatacaaaagtatacaaatattgaaaacataactattatacaaatttaaatattacgacgacactaatagtcaggtaagtttaatccggaaccttcaaaattttcaaatattgtccaatttttgtttgtgtaactgaagatggttgttgttgttgttgttgatgatgtcttttcgtacaattctttcttgttcatattgaatatattcacgagtattaatatcatcgataaaagttagtcttttagcaatattttatgtttctcttttactgtCTTGTTCtaatctaatgtatttacaagtattaatgtcactgatttcaataatttttatctttaatctacaaattaaaaaaaggggagccatttttacttcaaaatgcactaatatatcatatatgcattacgaaaatcactttatggaataatgtggtattttgcttgaagtttaatattaattaagttattttatttaaaattttatattttaatataatattttattaattaatattcttgtaatatgtttatatatgtgctagttatttacaaaagttttgtgaattcaaattagttatgacaaatataaggaccatattataaaatacaaatagttttgaagttgagtttgaagttttgcttttggagaagaaaacctttaaacttcaaatatagagttttggaaacttcaaaatagagttcttTTTTGGAAATgctataaaaagtaaaaagaatatattttcttattcctTTTGAAGCAGATTAAtatgtgaaatttaagatttataagacgccaaataatatatttgaatagcATCTTCAAGATGTATATAGTGTCAACCTATCAATAAGTCTGACGGTCTTTTTCCGTAACAATGGGGCCTGtgaatttacattaataacttTATTATCTAATTTGTTTCCAATTGACTGATGACTAACATTGTACCAGTTCGTTCTTGATCAAAGGAACTTGCAATATTGTGGGCTGGCCCAAAATAAGTACCGATGTGCTAACAtagttaaaaactaaaaatgataCATTAGACCAATTTGTCTTCTTAAGATGCTACTAAGATAGGAAACACAATGATATATAATacacatatattattaaatttgtttatcaCCAAGTTGTAATATTTggaataaattaagaaaaaaaaaactaaataaatcttattttgaGATAGTCCATGATATTGCCCAAACCAGTGGAACTACCCGGTACTCCATAGTggcccgttaaaaaaaaaagaaactaagttGAGGAAGCCTACACAAAAATAATAGAACATGCGAGCCTCAAGGATACCAGTAAATTTTGGTCacctaaatattaattttggtcACCTAAATAATGTTTGATTAGTTTCCCAAAAATATCATCAAAGTTTgtgttcttacttttttttcatctaattttgtttttggaagtTTTGTGCAAAAGTGATCCTACACAAGGTTTTTGGTCTGAAAAGGCCAATAATAAGTTATGATGTTGGGGTTCAAGCGATGGGCTCTCTTATACTGGGCTTATTCAATAAATGTGGCTTTTTCAATATAGTTTaagtactccctctgttttttaatgttaaatattttagttttttcacacattttaataaaacacattaaatttgctaattttttgtgtttatctttgttctataattttaaatcaataaaaattcattaagtacaattaagttttttgaaaggaacagagggagtagtaaattttgaatttttatttgttttataaatattgtaattttgtgtttccaatgtacttatttttttccatattagtTAAggagaaattgccacaaataccacatttatagtaccacttttcatgtttgcactaaccacttttaccctcatttttaatgaatggtaaaatacaattatacccttagggttaactaatctagacttagggtttagagttgaggggtggggtggggtagggtttttagaatgtgaaatttatgattctaataaatatataaatacttaaaaaatatataaaaaattttgtaaaaatagtttcaaacataattttcgtttttcaaaaaaaaatttgaaaaaacaaattcgaaaaaaaatattaaaaacttttttttttataaaaaagttcgtatttgaaaaagtataattcgaaaacataaaaaaaaaaattacattttttttatttttttattattttattattttatttattttttatttattttttatttattttttattttttttattttttatttttattttatttaaataatgatttattatatatataaataacaaggacataaaagtcttttgtcacttaatgaagaaggtatttttgaaaatgtctcattaatgatggtaaaaatgaaaagtggtaccatgaaagtggtaaacatgtaatttccccttAGTTAAGACAATTAATACATACagcaatttttctttttataaatcatgtgttaaaataaagttattttggtattctaactttatttttaaagtgtGCGAAAACTCTTAAACTACAATCCTAGTCGAAATCAAAACAAGTCTTGGTTAGTTGTAGTCTAATTAATTTAGTTACTAATCATTGCACGTTTACGAGAAAATTGTTACCAATTTTACATGGAGATATAACATCGGTAATCTTATTCCATGCAAAATTTGACCATTTTTAATACTcaatatattctaaaaaaaaattcatattttagagaaaaaaattatttcaaaaagatacatgttagcataaattaattttaaattataaacttaaaaaaaaacacaattgtgtttattaaaattttattggttaaaattaTGGAGAATAGTTAATAACGGAAAGTAATGTATTGATAACTAAAATctgatatattttcttaataagcaaaaaaaaacttaaaacatacaTCTTTTTGAAAAAGAGAGAGTAGATTGTAACAACACAAAATAATGACCGAGCCACAATTTTGTGTATAAATACCCAATTCCTCATCCCACCGGTCTACTTCACTAGTTTCACATTAACCAAGTAGCCATCAGTTCCAATTTAAACATGGATGTTAAGAATACCAAAGATATTGTAGCAATGAACCCTGCAGGTACTGCGGCAGAAGCGGTGCTTCACCTAGAGTTTCCGATGCTGGTAAACCATTAATGGTTGCATTTGGTACTGGAACAGATGCAGGGCCATGTCTGAAAAATATTGGTCCGCAagcaaaaaatatgtttttggtctttttgtttcttaaaaACAGTGACAGTATTAAAAGATGAGTCTCAGGAGATTTGAACCCGGGTTCAATTCTACATTTAGAACAATGTTACTAGTAGAGCTacatttgtttatgtttattattggccccaaaacataaatatttttgtcgAGCCTAAACATATACTTGATAGACTTCTATTCAGGTCTGGCCTTGAGTAGATGTTCGCCTTTCAAGAAATTTTTTGAGAGTTATTCTAAAAAGTTCTTTGATGAGCTTCACAATAAAGAGAAGAAGTAATTCGTTATTCGTCTAAATAAAGagtattaataaatttcatctttttttttgttaatgatcTACTGATCATCTTCTAGTGATGGAGTAAACACAATAATtatcataaataataaataaaattaattattaattgtttaataattaattcgttatatttatatatatataattttaaactaaaatctattttaaaataaatatcttattaatttaaatttactttttgttttacaatattttaatttaagtttaaatgtaattaaaagtaaaaattaacatagataactaattaatataaataattaatttttttaagtttatatttaagaatgaatatgtatatatttataactataattttagatagatattttatctacttcttttggttaaaatatattaaatcaaattgaatttttttaaaaggcgAAATGAAGGGGACCTCATAGCATCTTCTATATGTTAAagcaaattgttttttttttaatatttatttttgtgtgttatGTTGTATCTTAACACACAGTAGACATGATGTAAACTCATAACAGCAATAATAACGATACAAACCACGTGGAAGTAATTAAATAAGTACTTAACAACAAATTACAATTAACCGGTGAATGAAATAACAATTTCTTAAAGCACGGAGACATACTAGTGCTTGAGCATCTGATAACAAAAGTGATGTAACAATAAACGCATATTCGTCAAACGCCAAACGGAAATTCTCTAGCAAAGTATTAGACGAAGTACTTTGTATACCATCATGAGCAATCAGCCTTGGAAACTCACTTTGTTGGTTTCTCAGTAGACTGACTGCTCATGATGTTATATCATTTTCTCTAAGGTTGGAATTTCACGTGGCGTACTTTGTCTGGCTCAATGGAAACCGGCAGAGCCGAGTGCTGGAGCCCAGTAGTCGGCGCCGTTGTCACTCCCAACTTGGAGTGTGCAGGAGATTGGAACAAGACATAAACCTCGACTTCTCAAATCTTTCTTAGGTTCTTCATTTGCATTTTGAGTTTCCGTAGACGAAAACGATGCTTCTTGTCTCTTCATGCACTGATCATTCAGGAGCtaaaaccatataataaaataagaaacaattgGTATGTTTTGTTGCATTGACTAATAGCAAAATAACACATATTGATCTGTCACATATATAACGAGGTAAAAATGTGTTTAGTTTTACTACATATATTGTACTTACTAGATACGAAATATAAAATGACaacaattaattttcttataagatattgtgtttttatgaaaaatataattcttaGCCAATTGTACTACTTAAAATTTGCAAAATATGAATCAACATGTAGAATGGAAAAGAAAGAGGTACGTAAGGTATaccttttgtatatataatttcattggGTTTTCTTTAGAGGAAGgcatataataaatagttttaagagCATATAATTAATACAAGACCGCCCAAAGAATTTGAAATGTACTTTGATGGAGAACACAAATAAGGAGAAAAGTTGATATTTAAATAAATGCAGTGGCTTTGTTGGTTTTAACAAGCTTTCTTTGGTTATTATAATCAATAATGTAAGGGAGGAGGGTGAAAAAGGCTGGCGATTGcatcttttaatattaaaactttatctTTGAAGAAAACAGTAAAAAGGAAAAGGGATATATGTTGGAAACTAAAGCTGTCCACATTTTTAGATTTGGATTCAACTGATCCAATAAAAAGTATATTGTTTAAACTATTGCTCTATATATAACGCAGACGTATAAAACTGGAAGTATACCTGACCGGGGTCCTCAGGAAATAAGCAATTTCTGTCTCCTTGCAGCTATGTATAAAATACCATAGTTGACAGAAATTTGTATATATGAGTACGTAAGTACATTAGTATAAACTATAGTATGATGATGTGTATGAATATCAGGATATATGTGCGTCTTATGCAGTATATGTATAAATGGAAATTTGGTGCTTACAAGTTGTTGGTGCCTCATATTCCCCGAGGCAGTCGTACCAAAGTATGGATGACTCAGAGCCTGCAACAGTTTCAAGAAAGAAacataatactttatatataatcACATCAATCAAAGATTACTTAACATGGAGAGAACAAAACTTTttaccatctttttttttggtcgaataCTATCTTTATATATCTACCCTctcttttattattgttttacaaGTGTCTCTTTCGTCatcattttaaatcaatgaaataattttCGTCCATCATtgcatatataatgttttatactaaatatatgttttttggaTCAAATATGTTAATCCAGTGATATCATACTGAGATGGATTCCCACTAATCACGAAATGGAGACTCAGAGACTTAATACCAAAATAATTAGtgatataatttatgtttcagTTAACTTTGATTACTATAACAAGTAGCATTATCTTTCTTCTATTGAAAGGAAAAATGAGAATATTGAGAGTCTGGAAAAGACGAGTCGCACCTCAATTTGACTCTGAAGGAATCTAATGTATCCAATAGCTTCTGACAGGACAGAAGCTGTGTCAGTCTGCAAAAGATgggtaaaaaaagaaagaagaatgaTTTAGATTATAAAAGGTTTAAAATTATCTTCAATATTAATGCTAATATTTGTAGATGTAGATGTTAAGCATAATGTTACAAAttaagtttttcttttaatgttttttttgtcatcttttttcttttaatttttcaaagttGAATTGATAAGAATAAGATCAGtgtaatataaaattatcttcAATATTTACCTTTCCAAAAGGAGATACTAGCTGATGAAGCGCTGCGATCCGGCCTCCGAGTTTCTCTTTTCTCACCTTTAATTAtcactaaaattaattaatagcacaaacataaataaaagctttatatatatatatatatatatatatatgcatgtgccgttatatttttttactagtTACTATGCATATAGAAAACGTGCTTGCTTTATAAGTTAGAAGGGTTCAGTCTGTTTGTCATATAGCTAACAATTGCATCATCGGATTCTAATTCATATACGAGTTTCCATGACTATACTTTAAAACAGTAcagtaaaattgaaatctaaactatataatatcTAAGGAATATTGAGGAGTTTAAAGTTTGATTTtccccaaaaaagaaaaaggaataaTGAAGAagggagaagaagacaaaacaagaAAGAACAAAAGAGTTACGAAACACAAAAATCACACAGCTTATTCTGTGCCCATTCTGTTTTGTTTGCTTCTTCTGTTCTCCTTTGTGTTTGTGTCTTTGTTTTGTTAGTATGATGTCAGGGAGAGTTTTTATATGAGAAGTTCTATAGGTAAACTAAAGTTTCGTTGATATAATCAATTTAGCTACCTTGAGGGTCGATTGTGACGAAGGAGAAGGCTGAAGCCTTGGCTTTTTATTAGTAGACCCACCAATCTCTAAGCTGTTACACTTCATCGCATACATagataacaaacaaaataaagatcAATTAGccattaatcaaaaatattcatTGGAAACCTATTATGGTTGATTATTGAAtttaatccaaaccttaaaaTAAGACATGGTTTGTCCTGTTTTCTTAATTGATCTTTTTAGATTTCACTTTTTCAGAGTAGTTGATgtgtttatatgtatattaattagATCTTGTTTCGGATTTTTCTCTCTGTTATCTCTTAATTTTACCTTTtagcatttaaaaataaataaaaaacttgtatTCTATCAAATTATCAGAGATGTAGAAAAATAATTACCTCAGAGGAACGATCCGGAGGAATGTGTTTACCCTCGGACAAATTAAGACCGTTGTGAATGCTCGAGAAATCCAACATactattgttgttgttgttgttgttatcatCGTTGCTATTTAGACTTGTTGTGGTTATGGTTGAAACACAAGACTTGTTAGGAGGTGAGTTTGGAGAAGGTGTGAGGTAGCCATTGCTGTTGTTAATGTTGCTCTCTTGTTTGATGTCATCAACCCCCATGGAAGCTTGTTGGTGGCTTAGCACTTGTTCTTCCCAGTTCTCTAATCCCATCTTCCCTTGAAAATTATGGTGCTGCTGTTCAACATGATGATTATGATGCTTCATCATCTCCAATCTCTCGTCCTCTCCCATCATCAATCCACCCCTTAGGTCACAAATAAGATACACGTATTAGATTTGCGTATTTGATACTGAAGATACgagaaacacacaaacaaagcaAAGTTTGGGTTTCATGGAAActgataaattataaatatattaaagaagTCAAGATTAGGTTACAACACATGACAAAACAAAGTCATGAAGTTGATTAGGTGATGAACTCAAGATCATGTGCTTAGAGAGAATATTTTCGTTTCGGAATATCTCTATATATGGaggggagagagagatgagagttACAAAAGAAGTTGGCTAAGGCTCCAAGACTCAGGAGGGAGATCATTGCTTTCGAGCCAAGAGGAGAGATTAGGGTTATTAGGCAAAGACGGCGAAGAAGAAGTTGCCGGGTATGGCATGAAGGGCGGCAAGAGAGTCGGCATCATTTGTGGTCGGACATAATTGTTAGGGGCCATTTGTGGCGGCAACGGCCCATGCTGATGACCCATCAACGGTTGTGGTGGCCTCATGCTGCCGCTTACGTTCCACCAATTAGGGTTTCCAGGCGCCATCAACTGTTGAACCGGCGAACTCTCCAACACACCTCTGTTCATCACCTTCTCTCTCTACTGTCTCTCTAGATCTCTTTTTTCTGTTTACTAATCAAGGGCTTTGGAGAAACTTTGAGAAGTGTTTGATTCTTTAGCTTAAGTAGTTTTAGTTTTCttggagaagagaaagagaaaggaaaaaaactaACTTATATTTCTCTCTCATTTGTTAACATGTGATGTTAATTTTTGTTTGaagttttttaattgtatttagttttgtctttttcctcactttttttgttcctttaattttattttcattaaatatatattttattgaatatcatatatttacttttttccCATGCTTTAGCTTTATCTTAAAGTGGGGCAGAGAAAGGTGGTAGCtacttttgttatttaaatCAATACATGAGTTGAGAAAACAAGCAAATAAGATTTTAAATCGAGGAAGATTATTCGAATATTTTATATACGGTgtctaaaattttcaaatatatatagtatatatttttcttttggataTATCACAAGTGTCTTGCATCTATGGTCTACTATGTATCTGCCTTTTTCATCGAATGGAAAATTTAACATCCTCTTTCCAGATTTAATCATTCTTGATCTTATTTTCCAATTAGTAGGGTTGCTTCTTTGATCTAACGGTTTAGATTAATCAGTGAGTTCTAAACTTGCAATGATTGTATTCTGGGCCAATACGACGGTTTTAAATTTGTACTAGCCGACCTAACAGTTTTACTGAATGAGAGTTaaatttgattgaatttgagTTAGGAGCATAATTCATAAATGTCACCGCAAACATGAGTTaaatttgattgaatttgagTTAGGAGCGTAATTCATAAATGTCACCAATTATgaattacttttaattttttgagtTAATGCTTGAATTAGAATGTGTTATGTTTGAGTTACAATTTTGAGTTAGCCCTTTAGTAAATTGGATAAATCAAATCATAATTCaacatcaaacaaaattttatatattaaaagttgAGTTAGTATTTGCTTTGCATTATGTTAGTTAAGTTAcggtttgttttgatttttattaattttaattttttaatacacTACACCACTATTTCATGTCACTTTCCATTAGTTAATAAAtcgttttttaaaacaatttgtaTAGTTACTAATTACTTagtcaaatattttataagcattcttatttttatttaaattatttatataagttttaattGTTAATTCTGCTTAGTAACTAAAAATTGACATACATAAATTCTttgtaaatacataatatatatatatatcaatgtcaaaaatatatacatattgtcATAGTATAtctcaaattaatatattttcttaaattttaatttatatatttaatttattttatcaaatatattaaatgttattattattgatatctaaaattattttataaaattatacataCTGTAATTTATACATTAAACTCACTACATAAATCTACAGTTTCTATCACATAATTTTTACTGTAAATTacaacaaattataatttatattgtaactcaATATCACCAATCGAAGCCATAATGATAAGTTATTCTTTACATGTCATCAATGGAAGCCATAATGATAAGTTATTATTTACATACTAAAAAGGTTTAAACTGAATATCAATACATTACAAAGTATTTCATCAAAATATGTATGATTGTTATTGCCTTAATTCTTTTGAAACTACTTTGTAGTTCCATTTCTGATTTTTGCAAATGTGGATATGATTATTttacacatattaataaaagtcaaaactattgtttatatgttaaaaaacattaatataataaatttaatgcTCATTCATGTAGGTATTTATTAATATAGTATACTCTTTACTGCATAAAATAACTTGAGAacattaaataaagttaaatTGTTTGAAA
The Brassica napus cultivar Da-Ae chromosome A1, Da-Ae, whole genome shotgun sequence DNA segment above includes these coding regions:
- the LOC106358796 gene encoding transcription factor bHLH68 isoform X2 codes for the protein MNRGVLESSPVQQLMAPGNPNWWNVSGSMRPPQPLMGHQHGPLPPQMAPNNYVRPQMMPTLLPPFMPYPATSSSPSLPNNPNLSSWLESNDLPPESWSLSQLLLGGLMMGEDERLEMMKHHNHHVEQQHHNFQGKMGLENWEEQVLSHQQASMGVDDIKQESNINNSNGYLTPSPNSPPNKSCVSTITTTSLNSNDDNNNNNNNSMLDFSSIHNGLNLSEGKHIPPDRSSECNSLEIGGSTNKKPRLQPSPSSQSTLKVRKEKLGGRIAALHQLVSPFGKTDTASVLSEAIGYIRFLQSQIEALSHPYFGTTASGNMRHQQLLLNDQCMKRQEASFSSTETQNANEEPKKDLRSRGLCLVPISCTLQVGSDNGADYWAPALGSAGFH
- the LOC106358796 gene encoding transcription factor bHLH68 isoform X1; the encoded protein is MNRGVLESSPVQQLMAPGNPNWWNVSGSMRPPQPLMGHQHGPLPPQMAPNNYVRPQMMPTLLPPFMPYPATSSSPSLPNNPNLSSWLESNDLPPESWSLSQLLLGGLMMGEDERLEMMKHHNHHVEQQHHNFQGKMGLENWEEQVLSHQQASMGVDDIKQESNINNSNGYLTPSPNSPPNKSCVSTITTTSLNSNDDNNNNNNNSMLDFSSIHNGLNLSEGKHIPPDRSSECNSLEIGGSTNKKPRLQPSPSSQSTLKVRKEKLGGRIAALHQLVSPFGKTDTASVLSEAIGYIRFLQSQIEALSHPYFGTTASGNMRHQQLLQGDRNCLFPEDPGQLLNDQCMKRQEASFSSTETQNANEEPKKDLRSRGLCLVPISCTLQVGSDNGADYWAPALGSAGFH